A single genomic interval of Lathyrus oleraceus cultivar Zhongwan6 chromosome 7, CAAS_Psat_ZW6_1.0, whole genome shotgun sequence harbors:
- the LOC127101108 gene encoding uncharacterized protein LOC127101108 — translation MNGHDLLEYLTHAQSTINGLKLMLVSDDITKVLGKLDNMFMVFVLHSLPKEYSSVKDQALTNTTIPMVEELIDRLVRVSLPSDDTLIAPESSAFVSNFSSGGRSGHSRGRGCGRGGRGNFYYTHCKKDGHTQDRCFNLHGFPNKTSNVAQTSTNLESKGELETTFYADEYKEYLKLKVAQYVTSSTIIAHTRNSTVCLSHSTPTGWVTDSGASDHVTKLFSKLSPLKYPHYVAITDGSKVEASSVGQVSPIPSLFELCFIDY, via the coding sequence ATGAATGGTCATGACTTATTAGAATATTTGACCCATGCTCAGTCCACTATTAATGGCCTCAAACTTATGCTGGTTAGTGATGATATTACGAAGGTATTGGGCAAGCTTGACAATATGTTCATGGTGTTTGTTCTTCATAGTCTACCTAAGGAATATAGTTCGGTTAAAGACCAAGCGCTAACAAATACTACCATCCCTATGGTAGAAGAGCTGATAGATCGCCTTGTCCGGGTATCCTTACCAAGTGATGACACTCTTATTGCTCCCGAGTCCTCTGCTTTTGTTTCTAACTTTAGTAGTGGAGGACGTAGTGGACATAGTCGTGGTCGAGGATGTGGTAGAGGGGGTAGAGGTAACTTCTATTATACTCATTGTAAGAAAGATGGGCACACTCAAGATCGGTGTTTCAACTTACATGGTTTCCCCAACAAAACTTCTAATGTTGCTCAAACCTCTACAAATCTTGAGTCAAAGGGTGAACTCGAAACTACTTTTTATGCCGATGAGTATAAGGAGTATTTGAAGTTGAAGGTAGCACAATATGTCACCTCCTCAACGATCATTGCTCATACTCGTAATTCTACGGTTTGTCTCTCTCACTCTACACCTACTGGATGGGTTACGGATTCTGGTGCTTCAGACCATGTGACCAAACTTTTCTCTAAATTATCACCACTAAAATATCCACATTATGTTGCTATTACGGATGGATCTAAAGTTGAGGCATCTAGTGTTGGACAAGTGTCACCTATTCCCTCTCTCTTTGAACTCTGTTTTATTGATTACTAA